Genomic segment of Acidimicrobiales bacterium:
GCCGCGACCGCAAGCTGGGCTACGAGTCGTTCGCAATGCCCGATGAGATATGGGACCGCGCCCTCGAAGTGCAGGGCGCCCTCTCCGAGCGCGGCCAGCTCCGCGCCGTGAAGTTCCCGGACCTGCTCATCGCCGCCACCGCCGAACGGCACCGGCTCGTGGTGATCCACTACGACGCCGACTATGACCTCATCGCCGGCATCACCGATCAGGGTTGCGAATGGGTCGTGCCTCAAGGATCGGTCTCCTGAGGGCTGTCTCTCGGCATCCTGCCGGGGATTCGTTGCTCACCATCAGTGAGTCCGAGGGACCACCCACGATTT
This window contains:
- a CDS encoding PIN domain-containing protein, whose amino-acid sequence is RDRKLGYESFAMPDEIWDRALEVQGALSERGQLRAVKFPDLLIAATAERHRLVVIHYDADYDLIAGITDQGCEWVVPQGSVS